The window ATAGCATGACATCTCCCTGTTGCTGGTTGAAAACAGCTGTTGGGATTGTATGTTTCAGAATGTGATTGCCTGCAGCTAAGCTAGGAAGTGTAAATTCTCTGATAGGAACTGCATTTCCGGGACACCAGTTATTCCATGAAGTCCAGTCTGCAAAAGTTTTAGGAGTAGATCCATAGATTCCGTTTCCCTGGGTGTTATATACCCGGTACGGTTCACATGAAATCCCTCCCGGAGTATAAGTGAGTACCTGTACGTCGTCTACATAGGTGTAGTTTTGTCTTCTGATATATTCTTCACCACCACTGTTAGCACCATGAGGGGTAGATATTACAAAAAATCGGGCATTAGTAACAGGATCAGGCAGATTAAAAGTTACAATTCTAACAGTTTCTCCGGTAACATCGGTACCGTTATAGTTGTTGAGTTTATTATAGCTTAATATAGGTACGAGACTGTTGGTATCTGTAGGGGTTGCTCCTGTATCCGTTGAGAAAAAAGTAAGAGTTCCTGAAAAAACATCAATTCTATTTGAGCAGCCTGAAACCTGGGTTTGAGCAGCATAAGGAACCCCGAAAACATCAAGTTCCACATAGAGATCATAGGCGTTACGTAATGCTGTATCATGAAAAACACTGTAAAGATTACTGACATCATAAGTATATGGAACTTCTGAAGGGGTTTTATTTTTATTCATGAACGGGGTAATATACCTTCCTATCTCAATTCTTCTGACATTCGTATCGTTAATGGTGTAAGTAGACTGATTTTTAGGAACCATCGCTAAAAAGACTTCTCCCAGGCGGTCATAATTATCACACAATGCAGCTATTGTTACCCGCATAGCTATCTTGGCTTTGAAAGAGTCTAGTTCGGCATCTGTAAGTTTTCTTGTATATCTGGCATTATTTAATCTGGTCAGGCCGCTTGGAACGGGGTTGGATACCGTAGCTGCATAACCATCGTAATAAACAGCATCTGAAATCACATTGGTCATCGTTGTTTGTGATAAAGCCAGATTTGCTATAAAAATACCTGAAAAAAATAGCCTTTTATACATAGATTGATGTTTAGTGTAAATATATTAATTAAGTATTAAAATTACTTTTAATTTCTTTTGTTTTTATGATTAGTGATGTTTTATTGATAAATATTGACTTTTTTTAATTTTTAAATATGTTTTTGTTTAATTAATTTATTTGTATTAAATCATATGATTTAAAATATTTTTTTATTGTTGTATTCATAGTATTTATTATTAAATTAGCATGGCAATTGAGATTAATGTTATTAATAATGAAAAGAATTTTACTTTTAATTTTGTTTTTTGTAGTGGTGGGAGTGGATGCTCAGATCAATATCAATATTGGAGCTCCGAATGTAGGGACAGCACCTGTAAGTAGTTTTTTCTCTTATTCCTATGTGCAGCAGATCTATCCTAAACAGGAAATAAATGCCAATGCTGCAGGTAATATTACAGGTCTTACATTTTATGTAGATCCATCGTCAACTATTACAGAATCTTCAAACTGGACTGTTTACCTTGGTCATACATCGAAAACATCATTTTCTTCTGGTACAGACTGGATTCCTGCTTCACAACTAACACAGGTATTTACAGGAACTGTAGTTAAGAATAATAATAAAGTTCAGGTGATTTTCACGACGCCTTTTGCTTATAATAATATTGATAATCTGATTATTGCTGCAAAAGAAAATTCTCCGAATGTCGATATTAATAATTTCGATGAAGCTTTCCATGTCTATACTCATATTCCCAATTCAACTCTCTACTATAAAGGAGATCGTAATGTAGTAGATATTTCTGCTCCTCCGGGTGGAATAAGAGCAGATTATAAATCAGCAGTCACTATTTCAGGGCTCACGTCAAGTGCTGGTCCTGCCTGTCCTTTTATTATGTATCCTGCCAATAACACTCAAAATGTTTCCTTGTCTCCTAACATCACCTGGTTTCCTGTTTCGGGAGCAGATTCTTATAAAGTTTCAATAGGGACAAGTCCGGGAAGTGCTAATATTGTTAATCAGCAGGTGGTATCCGGAACAGCCTTTTCACCTTCGGCAGCTCTTGCTACAGGAACAACTTACTATTTGAAGATAACGGCTGTTTCTGCTAATGTTGAATCCTCCGGATGTTCAGAATTTGTTTTTAAAACGGTTCCTGCAGTACCCGCTAATGATGCATGCTCGGGAGCTTTGATTGCATCCGTATTTCCTTACAGCTATACTCAGGATGATGCTGTGTCTGCCACTAATAATTCAGGAAATATAAGTGTATGTACCAGTAATGGTGATACGGGAATGAATGATGGAACATGGTTCAAGCTGGTTGGAGATGGAAGTCAGTATACGATTAAAGTAGCAATGCCTTCCGGAAGCAGTTTTGACCCTCAAATTGGAGTGTATAGCGGAAGCTGCAGCAATCTGGCATGTACAGGTACAGTAGATAACGGTGGAGGTGGTACCGCAGAAACCCTTACAATTACTACTGTATCAGGGACTGATTATTTTATAAATGTTGGAGCTTATGATGATACAACAGATGCTCCTGAAAATACATTTACGATCACAGTAACCAAACTTTAAAGTGTTTGATACTTAGATTTTGAACAAAAATTGAGATGATAAATCAAAAGTGTTGTGAAAGTAATTTTGCAGCACTTTTTTATATGAATAATGACAAAAAAGGCCTGGTAAATCTATGAAAATAACTAGGATATATGGATTTGTTTATAGACAGAAAATTCAGCATTATAGCCTTAAATATCACGGTAATCCCGGAATATTTAACAAACTTTAACTCAAAAATGGCATTTATTGTGTTGATTAATGCAAGTATTTATCAGAAATTTACCACTTATTTTAAATCAAGCTATGTCAGAGATATATCAAGCTGAAGATATCCGCCAATTGACGGAAAAAGTAAAAGAAAAAAATTACTTATTTTCTCTTCTGAGACAGGAAATCAACAAAGTTATTATTGGACAGGATTACATGGTAGACCGTCTTTTGGTTGGGCTTTTGGGAAATGGTCACGTTCTTCTTGAAGGAGTACCGGGATTGGCCAAAACCCTTGCCATAAAAACGTTGGCAGATGCTGTTCATGGTGAGTTTTCAAGGATTCAGTTTACTCCGGATTTGCTTCCTGCAGATGTAGTAGGAACTATGATTTATAATATCAAAGACAATGATTTTTCTATAAAAAAGGGTCCTGTATTCGCGAATTTCGTATTGGCGGATGAGATCAACCGTGCGCCGGCAAAAGTACAGTCGGCTCTTTTGGAGGTCATGCAGGAAAAACAGGTGACAATTGGTGATGAAACGATGAAGCTTCCAAAGCCGTTCCTTGTATTGGCAACCCAAAACCCGATTGATCAGGAAGGTACCTATTTGCTGCCTGAAGCACAGAGTGACCGTTTTATGTTGAAATGTACCATAGATTATCCTTCTTTTGAAGATGAAAGACAGGTAATGAGAATGGTTTCAACTTCGCATCAGCCGGCTGTGAAACCTGTGATTTCCCTTCAGGACATTGTAGATGCAAAAGAATTGATCAACCAGATTTACCTGGATGAGAAAATTGAAAAATATATTCTGGATATGGTATTTGCAACGCGTTATCCAGAAAATTACGGTCTTTCTGAACTTAAAAACTATATCAGCTTTGGAGCTTCTCCAAGGGCATCCATTAACCTTGCCATCGCTTCAAGAGCATACGCATTCTTAAAAGGAAGAGCGTTCGTGATTCCTGAAGATGTAAAAGCATTGGCAAAAGACGTATTGAGACACAGAATTGGCTTGACTTTCGAGGCCGAAGCAGAAGAAGTTTCATCAGAAGAAATCGTTAATAGAATTTTAGCAAAAATCCAGGCACCATAATGAGTGATGTACTAATTAGAAAAGCAGTTCTGGAGGACTGTGCTTCCATGCTGGATTTAATTAAAGAACTGGCGGAATACGAAAAAGCACTTCATGAAGTAACGGTGACGCTGGATGAATTTATTCAGGATGGTTTTGGAAATTCTCCGGTCTGGGGAGCTTTTGTTGCGGAATTTGAAGGTGAAATCGTTGGGATATCACTGTATTACGACAGATACTCAACATGGAAAGGAAGGAGGTTGTATCTTGAAGATCTCGTTGTGACAGAAAGGCTCAGAGGAAAGCAAATTGGAAAAATGTTGTTTGATGCAACACTGGAATATGGAAAATCCAACAATTATAGCGGAATGGTGTTCCAGGTATTGAACTGGAATGAGCCAGCCATCAATTTTTATAAAAAATACAGTCCGAAGTTTGATAATGAATGGTTGAATGTATCTATTGAACTTAAAAAGTAGAAACTAAAAAGTATAGTTGTAAACCACGTATCACGTAGCTCGTTTACCTCGAAACTTTAAACCTCAAACTTTGAACCATAAACCTTGAACTCGTCCTATGCAGATAAAAGATATTGTAAAAAAAGTAAAGCAGATTGAAATCCGTACCAGAAAAAAGACGGAGGCTGCTTTGATGGGGCAATATCACAGTGCTTTTAAAGGGCAGGGGATGACGTTCTCAGAAGTTCGTCCTTACCAGTTTGGAGACGAAATCAGAAGAATCGACTGGAATAAAACTGCGCGGTTCCGCGAGCCATTTGTAAAAGTAATGGAAGAAGAAAGGGAGCTGACGATGATGATTCTTGTTGATATTTCCGCTTCTATGGATTATGGTACGAAAGTCCAGCTGAAAAGAGAATATGTAGCCGAAATAGCAGCAAGCCTTGGATTTTCAGCAGCCGGTAACAATGATAAAGTAGGATTGATCCTGTTTGCTGATAAAGTATATAAAGTAATTCCTCCTCAGAAAGGAAGAAAACATATTCTTTCCATTATCAGTAATATTCTGACTGCAGATTATGTTCCGGCAGAATCCAGAATAGACAAAGCGATGGAATATATGATGGGAATTTTCAAAAGGAAATCCCTGGTTTTTCTGTTTTCAGATTTTGGAGATGAATATGATTCCAAAATGCTGAGAGTGGCTTCGAAGAAACACCAGCTGTTGGGAATGAGGATTTATGATGAAAAAGATAATGAAATTCCCGATGTAGGATATGCCCGTTTACTGGATGTGGAAACCGGAAAAGAAATATGGGCCAATACTTCCAGTGCAAGATGGCGGTATACCTTTGCTGAAGCTCAAAAACAAAAGCTGAGAGCTCTGGAAGAAGATTTTGCCAACAGCTCTGCCAGTTTTATGAATATCAATACCGGTTCAGATTATTCAAAATTATTGTATAATTACTTTCAGAAAAAATAACACAGGGCTCAGCCCATAACTAAAAACATCAGGCACTTGCCTTTATTATTTTAACATTGAGAAAAATACTTTTAATATTATCTTTTCTGATCTGTGCGAATGCTTTTTCACAGATATTATCCTCTAACGTAGAAAAGAAAACCCTGGCTCTTGGGGAAACCAATCATATTACTATAAAGATTGACAATCTTAATGAGCAGCAGGTAACTTCCGCTCCGAAAAATGAACTGCTCCCTTTTCACTTTGAAGAAACTAAGGACAGTATAGGGCAGACGGCCAATTCTTACGAAAGAAAAATTGAATTTGCTGTTTTTGATGAAGGGAAGTTTACCATTCCAGAACTGGAATTCAAAGTAGGGGATAAAGTACTTAAAACCATTCCTTATGAAATAGATGTCATTAATACTGCTCAAAAGGCAGATCAGATCAATGATATCATGAAGAATAAGCAGGTGAAACTTGATGCTAAAGATTATTGGGAGCTTTATAAGTTTTATATTCTGGCAGCGCTTGCAGGTATTGCCATAATCATTGCAATTATTATGATTGTAAAGTGGGGCAGGAAATCCAAAAGTTCTCCGGTAGTAGCTACCAATCAGACATTGAAAGAACTTGACTCTCTTAAAAAGAAAAAATATATTGAAGGAGGAAACTTCCGTTCGTTCTATGTTGAACTGATTGATATTTCCAGAACATTCATTACGAAACAATATCACCTTCCCGCAGATGTTCTTCTTACGGATGACCTTATTGATGTCATGAAAAAGAACAATACAATTTCGCAGGACAATGAAAAAATAATAGAGGATGTATTCCTGAGAGGAGATCTGGTAAAATTTGCCAAAACATTTCCGGATCAAAATACAATGGAGACTGATTTTGCCAACATCAGAGATTTTGTGAAAAGATCATCCAAAGATTTAGAATTTGAAAACTTAAGAAAGGATGTTTAATTTTGAGTTTTACAGCCCGTGGTTCTTATTGCTTTTTCTGCTGTTTATCCCACTTTTTATTAAAGATGCCGGGCGACGGAAAAGAAAAGGTATAAAAGTGCCTACCATAAAAAATATGGATCACAGCGATGGAATCCAGGGCGTACTTTTTTTACTGAAAATCTCAAAGTATATCATTCTTGCTGCTTTGATTATTGCCATGGCAAGACCAAGAACTTTTACGGTTTCTCAAGACAGGGATGATACGAAAGGTGTGGATATTATGCTGTCTATTGACGTTTCTTTAAGTATGCTCGCTAAAGATCTGAATCCGGACAGAATCACCGCATTGAAAGATATTGCCGTGAAATTTGTTCAGAAACGTCCCAATGACAGGATTGGAGTGGTTGCATATGCTGCAGAAGCCTTTACCAAAGTTCCGGTTACGTCAGATCACCAGGTGGTAATTGATGAAATTAAAAACCTGAATTCTGCAGGTCTTGAACCAGGGACAGCTATCGGAGAAGGCCTTTCCGTTGCAGTAAATCATTTGATTAAAAGCAAAGCTAAAAGTAAGGTGGTGATCCTGATGACAGATGGGGTAAGCAATATTCAGAATGCTATTCCTCCACAGGTTGCTGCTGAACTGGCAAAAAATAATAATATAAAGGTATATGCAATCGGAATCGGGACCAATGGGTATGCTCTGATGCCGACATCACAGGACATTTTCGGAGATCTTATCTTTACGGAAACCGAGGTGACCATTGATGAAAATACCTTGAAAGAAATTGCACAGACTACCGGAGGTAAATACTTCAGAGCAACCTCAAACAGTAGTCTTGAAGAAATATACGATGAAATCAACCAGCTGGAAAAATCTGACGTGAAAGTTTCCAAACTGTACAATTATGAAGAATATTTCAAAATATTCCTTTGGATTGCTTTGGGAATGCTGGTGTTTGATGCATTGTTGAGATGGGTGTTTTATAAAATTTTAAGCTGATGAGTTGGTCTTTAGGAAATTATTGGTATTTATTTTTACTGTTGCTTCTGCCGCTGTTAGCTTCCTTTTTGATCCGTTTCTTAAAATGGAGGAATAAGAAAAGGGAAATTTTTGCATCCAGCCAGTTTCACGATAATTTATTTGAAAAGAGGTCAGGATTTACCAGGTTTTTTCCTGCTTTATATCTATTAGGAACATTGTTTTTGATATTCTCCATCATTGACCTTTTGAATGGTTCGGAAGAAGTGAAAAGTACTCAGAAACTGAACAATGTGATCTTTATGCTGGATGTATCCAATTCTATGAATGCTGAGGATATAGACCCTAGCCGTCTTACAGAGGCTAAAAACCTGATGACAGCTACCATGAAGAAAATGAATAATGATAAGGTAGGTATTGTCATCTTTGCCGGACATGCAATGTCTATTATGCCTCTTACCACAGATTATAATTCTGCAGAAACTTATATCAGCGGGATTGAAACCAATTCTATGCAGATTCAGGGGACGGATTTTCTGAAAGGCATGCAGGCTGCTGCTGATAAATTTAAAAATGTAAGCAAAGGATCCAGAAAAGTGATTTTGCTGAGTGATGGTGAAGATAACGAAGGAAACGATAATGCAGCGATAAGACTGGCAAATAAGGAAGGTATAAGCATTACTTCTGTAGGAATCGGTACAGATGAAGGAGCTCCGGTTCCGGAATATGTATTCGGGCAGCTGATGGGGTATAAAACAGATGTGAACGGAGGAACAGTGATTTCAAAGAGACAGACTGAAGCTTTAAAGAAAATGGCAGAGTCTACGGACGGAACTTATATTGACGGCAATAATATCAATGAAGCTCCGGAGAGAATTGTGGATGCAGTCAATAAAAAGGCTGCAGGAGCAGAAACCATGGTGAAATCCCAGAATGCCAATCATTATTATCAATATTTTCTTGGAGTGTCTATTCTGTTTTTCTTTTTAATTTATATTTTTAATCCGAAAAAGGATCTTAATGTGTAGATTTCCTCTTTATATAGAAGTAATTCTACAAGTACTTTAACCGAATTTTAACAAATAAAACTCTGTTTCTTAACATATAAAGGAATAATTTTGCAAGTGATGAATACTAAAATCATATTTTTATCGTTTATTGTTGCCATCTCATTCTCAGGCTTCTTGTTTGGGCAGGAAAACTACAGGAATTTAGTTCATGAAGGCAACCAGAAATTTGACGGTAAAGATTATGATGGAGCCTCCTCAAAATATATGGAAGCAATAAAATCTAATGATAAAGATTTTACTGCTCATTATAATATGGGGAATGCATTATATAAAAGTAAAAAATACGAAGAGGCAAAGGCAGAGTTTGAAAAAGCAGAAAAACTTTCACAAACACTTCCTGATAAGACTGCCGCTCTTCATAATCTAGGGAATGCTTATATGCAGATGAACCAGCCGGAAAAAGCTGCTGATTTTTATAAGAAAGCTTTGAAGCAGGATCCCTACAGTGAGGTAACCAGAAAAAATTACGAGATTGCCAAACTGAAAGAGAAAGAAAAAGAACAACAAAAGAACCAGCAGAACAACTCAGGAAAAGGTGGCGGCGGAAATGATCAGAACAAAGGTGATGATCAGAAAGGCGACAAAAAACAGGATCAGGGAAATGGCCCGCAAAACGAAGGTAAAAGCGACCAAGGTGATAATCCTAAGCAAAATCAGAATAATGAAGGCAGAATGCCTAAGAATCTTGAAAATGCGATCTTAGATAAAATAAACGAAAAAGAAAAAGAAACCGCCAGAAGAATTTTAAACAAAAATTCTTATTCGATGCCTGAAAGCAACGAGAAAGATTGGTGATGCAACACAAATTGATTTACATATTGCTTACCCTCGCATCCGTAATTACTTACGGACAGGTAAATCTTACTCTGGATGCTGATAAATCTGAGTATGGAGGGAAAGATATTGTAAACCTTACCATTGTTCTTGAACTTAACGGAAGTGACCTTGTACAACAGACGGGTTTTCAGCTTCCGGATCTTTCAAAATTTAATATCATAGGAAGCGGATCTGTTACCAATACCGTAATTGATCCTGCTACCAATACTTTAATTACCCAAAAAGTATCGAGAATTGCTCTTGAACCTAAGAAAAAAGGAAAAATAAAAATCGGTTCAGTTCTGGTGACGGTCAATAACAGAATCTACAAAACAGAACCTTTCGATGTTAATATCCGTGATATTGTTGATAGAAGATTATTAGCAGCCAATACATCCAATGATGTTTATCTGAATATGGAGATTGATGACCGGGAAGTCTATCAGGATCAGCCTACCGTTGCTGTTCTTAGAGTATATTCAAGAAATATGGATAACCTGAGAAAGGTAAAAAATATCCATCTTCCTCAGCAGGATAATATCAACGTACATCCTATCAATTTTGATAAATCTGAGATAGATCCGTCGGGATATGGGAATATGCCTTCACAGGTTCTCGCTATGTTTATGGTATTTCCTAATGAAGCCGGATATGTGGAAGTACCTGGCGTATCTGCTTCTGTGAGTACTTATTCTAATAAAGCCAAAATTGTTTCCAATAAAGTAAAAATCAATGTAAGAAAGCTTCCGGAAGGAGCTCCTGAATGCTTTAAAAATGCAGTTGGAAACTTTAATGTCAACGTATATAATGCTTCCAAAGAAAAACCGGAAGCAAAAAAACCATTAAATGTTGTAGT of the Chryseobacterium viscerum genome contains:
- a CDS encoding peptide-N-glycosidase F-related protein — its product is MYKRLFFSGIFIANLALSQTTMTNVISDAVYYDGYAATVSNPVPSGLTRLNNARYTRKLTDAELDSFKAKIAMRVTIAALCDNYDRLGEVFLAMVPKNQSTYTINDTNVRRIEIGRYITPFMNKNKTPSEVPYTYDVSNLYSVFHDTALRNAYDLYVELDVFGVPYAAQTQVSGCSNRIDVFSGTLTFFSTDTGATPTDTNSLVPILSYNKLNNYNGTDVTGETVRIVTFNLPDPVTNARFFVISTPHGANSGGEEYIRRQNYTYVDDVQVLTYTPGGISCEPYRVYNTQGNGIYGSTPKTFADWTSWNNWCPGNAVPIREFTLPSLAAGNHILKHTIPTAVFNQQQGDVMLSVYMQGKSNAALNVKDIRTVDVNIYPNPTSDFVHIRSKTDVTSISLFNAEGRKLTETYKENKINLSSYSTGIYFLNIVLKDGTTFKHKIIKK
- a CDS encoding AAA family ATPase gives rise to the protein MSEIYQAEDIRQLTEKVKEKNYLFSLLRQEINKVIIGQDYMVDRLLVGLLGNGHVLLEGVPGLAKTLAIKTLADAVHGEFSRIQFTPDLLPADVVGTMIYNIKDNDFSIKKGPVFANFVLADEINRAPAKVQSALLEVMQEKQVTIGDETMKLPKPFLVLATQNPIDQEGTYLLPEAQSDRFMLKCTIDYPSFEDERQVMRMVSTSHQPAVKPVISLQDIVDAKELINQIYLDEKIEKYILDMVFATRYPENYGLSELKNYISFGASPRASINLAIASRAYAFLKGRAFVIPEDVKALAKDVLRHRIGLTFEAEAEEVSSEEIVNRILAKIQAP
- a CDS encoding GNAT family N-acetyltransferase, translated to MSDVLIRKAVLEDCASMLDLIKELAEYEKALHEVTVTLDEFIQDGFGNSPVWGAFVAEFEGEIVGISLYYDRYSTWKGRRLYLEDLVVTERLRGKQIGKMLFDATLEYGKSNNYSGMVFQVLNWNEPAINFYKKYSPKFDNEWLNVSIELKK
- a CDS encoding DUF58 domain-containing protein, which translates into the protein MQIKDIVKKVKQIEIRTRKKTEAALMGQYHSAFKGQGMTFSEVRPYQFGDEIRRIDWNKTARFREPFVKVMEEERELTMMILVDISASMDYGTKVQLKREYVAEIAASLGFSAAGNNDKVGLILFADKVYKVIPPQKGRKHILSIISNILTADYVPAESRIDKAMEYMMGIFKRKSLVFLFSDFGDEYDSKMLRVASKKHQLLGMRIYDEKDNEIPDVGYARLLDVETGKEIWANTSSARWRYTFAEAQKQKLRALEEDFANSSASFMNINTGSDYSKLLYNYFQKK
- a CDS encoding BatD family protein, with the translated sequence MRKILLILSFLICANAFSQILSSNVEKKTLALGETNHITIKIDNLNEQQVTSAPKNELLPFHFEETKDSIGQTANSYERKIEFAVFDEGKFTIPELEFKVGDKVLKTIPYEIDVINTAQKADQINDIMKNKQVKLDAKDYWELYKFYILAALAGIAIIIAIIMIVKWGRKSKSSPVVATNQTLKELDSLKKKKYIEGGNFRSFYVELIDISRTFITKQYHLPADVLLTDDLIDVMKKNNTISQDNEKIIEDVFLRGDLVKFAKTFPDQNTMETDFANIRDFVKRSSKDLEFENLRKDV
- a CDS encoding VWA domain-containing protein, translating into MFNFEFYSPWFLLLFLLFIPLFIKDAGRRKRKGIKVPTIKNMDHSDGIQGVLFLLKISKYIILAALIIAMARPRTFTVSQDRDDTKGVDIMLSIDVSLSMLAKDLNPDRITALKDIAVKFVQKRPNDRIGVVAYAAEAFTKVPVTSDHQVVIDEIKNLNSAGLEPGTAIGEGLSVAVNHLIKSKAKSKVVILMTDGVSNIQNAIPPQVAAELAKNNNIKVYAIGIGTNGYALMPTSQDIFGDLIFTETEVTIDENTLKEIAQTTGGKYFRATSNSSLEEIYDEINQLEKSDVKVSKLYNYEEYFKIFLWIALGMLVFDALLRWVFYKILS
- a CDS encoding vWA domain-containing protein, which codes for MSWSLGNYWYLFLLLLLPLLASFLIRFLKWRNKKREIFASSQFHDNLFEKRSGFTRFFPALYLLGTLFLIFSIIDLLNGSEEVKSTQKLNNVIFMLDVSNSMNAEDIDPSRLTEAKNLMTATMKKMNNDKVGIVIFAGHAMSIMPLTTDYNSAETYISGIETNSMQIQGTDFLKGMQAAADKFKNVSKGSRKVILLSDGEDNEGNDNAAIRLANKEGISITSVGIGTDEGAPVPEYVFGQLMGYKTDVNGGTVISKRQTEALKKMAESTDGTYIDGNNINEAPERIVDAVNKKAAGAETMVKSQNANHYYQYFLGVSILFFFLIYIFNPKKDLNV
- a CDS encoding tetratricopeptide repeat protein — translated: MNTKIIFLSFIVAISFSGFLFGQENYRNLVHEGNQKFDGKDYDGASSKYMEAIKSNDKDFTAHYNMGNALYKSKKYEEAKAEFEKAEKLSQTLPDKTAALHNLGNAYMQMNQPEKAADFYKKALKQDPYSEVTRKNYEIAKLKEKEKEQQKNQQNNSGKGGGGNDQNKGDDQKGDKKQDQGNGPQNEGKSDQGDNPKQNQNNEGRMPKNLENAILDKINEKEKETARRILNKNSYSMPESNEKDW
- a CDS encoding BatD family protein, coding for MQHKLIYILLTLASVITYGQVNLTLDADKSEYGGKDIVNLTIVLELNGSDLVQQTGFQLPDLSKFNIIGSGSVTNTVIDPATNTLITQKVSRIALEPKKKGKIKIGSVLVTVNNRIYKTEPFDVNIRDIVDRRLLAANTSNDVYLNMEIDDREVYQDQPTVAVLRVYSRNMDNLRKVKNIHLPQQDNINVHPINFDKSEIDPSGYGNMPSQVLAMFMVFPNEAGYVEVPGVSASVSTYSNKAKIVSNKVKINVRKLPEGAPECFKNAVGNFNVNVYNASKEKPEAKKPLNVVVKVSGEGNLPDMELPKIATSPDYEVFPPKITSKVSPGTAGMKGEILANYVIIPKKAGVISIKTEQFAFFDPENKEYVDLGQKTLDLNAFSHDQILEARSTVEKVNEYTNNLLETVNTPVLKTTSFKVKEKSKFHWDILLTNIAILISLFVAYLLFKNWQKKRTLVRETVPSKPLGSVAETEKEIRELLKTDINDYFGYLENLKDNGEYEKFFTTLEELDQEVRGQYFQGSAAEFKTFLEKHKGASVAEEYNKLQQKVQMEKYNPVKSADALEELLKTIVNLYSQISK